A genomic region of Ochotona princeps isolate mOchPri1 chromosome 17, mOchPri1.hap1, whole genome shotgun sequence contains the following coding sequences:
- the SMYD4 gene encoding SET and MYND domain-containing protein 4, giving the protein MDLPVEPWKLHLLQKWSLLPTSVQGAISAAETLSDIFLLSYSHLQPEDELFLKSLSGDYLVGKDPKAPLFYREEGNRKFEEKDFAGAAVLYSKGVSHAGPNTEDMSLCYGNRSAALFHLGQFEACLEDISRAELHRYPERLLPKMLLRKAECLLALGRPQEASLTVAALEGHLAAQPNLAPSRLRALQSSLDGLKLKVRNQETFPETSPAAPSHTVEDTEILEKSKQVPSASSSVRLDTDPVKGRCLVATRDILPGELLVKEDAFVSVLIPGEEPPLRCGLGSRWDAGISNGDLYCHQCLKPTLATVPCPRCSYAKYCSPRCLQQAWEQHHSTECPLGALLHTLGIFCHTALRLTLVARFQDAGQISKKLSHEISVSESKPPIKSFSCGPGEREKEGTAIENPIPGCDVHGKYENNYNAIFSLLPHTHSHSPEHKFLCALSVAALCRQLQAAGSQALFPGDLMSLQTTAAAPQEPCPDWHIWGVAMLRHMLQLQCNAQAITAIQQTDSKESLITSSRQVRLATGVFPVLSLLNHSCSPNTSVSFVGTVATVRASQHISQGQEILHCYGPHVSHLDVAVRQQKLKSQYFFDCSCPACCSEAQPTTAGPRWAGFCCSSCRALLQGDAVLHCGSGSCPEAVSRDRLASRLRDLKRQIAAALELLGSGKLRGAIQQLQGCQRTAESFLWVEHSLLGEIADYLAQAYATLGDWQKAAAHLRKSLAVVEAHYGTSSIEMGHELFKLAQILFNGMEIHEALSTIQKAEGVLLVHCGPCSDEVLELRQMRSCLLNLLPGPMGPSV; this is encoded by the exons ACCTGAGGatgaactgtttttaaaaagcctttctgGAGATTACTTAGTGGGAAAGGATCCCAAAGCTCCTCTTTTCTATAGagaagaaggaaacagaaaatttgaagAGAAAGATTTTGCCGGAGCTGCAGTGCTGTACTCTAAG GGAGTGTCTCATGCAGGACCCAACACTGAGGACATGTCACTGTGCTATGGCAATCGCTCTGCAGCCCTCTTCCACCTGGGTCAGTTTGAA GCATGTCTTGAAGACATCAGCAGAGCAGAGCTGCACAGATACCCAGAGAGACTGCTGCCCAAGATGCTGCTGCGTAAGGCCGAGTGTCTGCTGGCCCTGGGGAGACCACAAGAGGCGAGCCTGACTGTCGCTGCCCTTGAAGGTCACCTCGCTGCCCAGCCAAACCTGGCGCCTTCCCGCCTTCGGGCTCTGCAGAGCAGTCTGGATGGTCTGAAACTGAAGGTCCGAAACCAGGAGACCTTCCCAGAAACCTCCCCAGCAGCCCCGTCCCACactgtggaagacacagagatcCTGGAAAAGAGCAAGCAGGTGCCCAGCGCATCGTCATCCGTCCGCCTAGACACAGACCCTGTGAAAGGCCGCTGCTTGGTGGCCACAAGAGACATCCTGCCAGGAGAGCTCCTGGTGAAGGAGGACGCCTTTGTTAGTGTCTTGATTCCCGGAGAAGAGCCACCCCTACGCTGCggcctggggagcaggtgggatGCCGGCATTTCCAATGGGGACCTGTACTGTCACCAATGCTTGAAGCCCACTCTGGCCACAGTGCCCTGCCCTAGGTGCAGCTATGCCAAGTATTGCagccccaggtgcctgcagcaaGCCTGGGAGCAACACCACAGCACCGAGTGTCCTCTCGGGGCGCTGCTGCACACGCTTGGCATCTTCTGCCACACCGCCCTGAGACTGACACTGGTGGCCAGATTCCAGGACGCTGGCCAGATCTCAAAGAAACTTAGCCACGAGATTAGTGTGTCTGAAAGCAAGCCTCCCATCAAATCGTTCAGTTGCGGCCCGGGAGAGCGTGAAAAAGAGGGCACCGCAATTGAGAACCCCATTCCAGGGTGCGATGTTCACGGGAAGTATGAAAACAATTACAACGCCATCTTCAGCCTCTTGCCCCACACGCACAGCCACAGCCCCGAACACAAGTTCCTGTGTGCGCTCAGTGTGGCTGCGCTGTGCAGGCAGCTCCAGGCAGCTGGCTCGCAGGCCCTGTTCCCGGGAGACCTGATGTCCCTACAGACAACGGCAGCAGCCCCTCAGGAGCCATGCCCAGATTGGCACATTTGGGGCGTGGCCATGCTGCGGCACATGCTCCAGCTGCAATGCAATGCCCAGGCCATAACTGCCATCCAGCAGACAG ACTCGAAGGAGTCCCTCATCACCAGCAGCAGGCAAGTGCGCCTTGCCACAGGTGTCTTCCCCGTGCTCAGCCTCCTGAACCACTCCTGCAGCCCCAACACCAGTGTGTCCTTTGTTGGCACTGTTGCCACTGTCCGGGCATCACAGCATATCAGCCAAGGGCAAGAGATTCTGCACTGCTACG ggcctcatgtgagccactTGGACGTCGCTGTGAGGCAACAGAAGTTGAAGTCACAGTATTTCTTTGACTGCAGCTGTCCAGCTTGCTGCTCCGAGGCACAGCCCACCACTGCAGGGCCCAGGTGGGCAGGCTTCTGCTGCAGCAGTTGCAGAGCGCTCCTGCAG GGTGATGCCGTGCTGCACTGTGGCAGTGGGTCCTGTCCGGAAGCCGTCAGCAGGGATCGTCTGGCCTCGCGGCTGCGGGACCTGAAACGGCAGATTGCCGCGGCTCTGGAGCTTCTCGGAAGTGGTAAACTAA GGGGAGCCATTCAGCAGCTACAGGGATGCCAGCGCACCGCGGAGAGCTTCCTGTGGGTGGAGCACAGCCTGCTGGGAGAGATCGCAGACTACCTAGCCCAGGCCTACGCAACCTTAG GGGACTGGCAGAAAGCAGCCGCCCACCTTCGGAAGAGTCTTGCGGTGGTTGAGGCCCACTACGGCACATCCAGCATTGAAATGGGCCACGAACTCTTCAAACTAGCCCAGATCCTGTTCAACGG GATGGAAATCCATGAAGCGCTGAGCACAATCCAGAAGGCAGAGGGGGTCCTGTTGGTGCACTGCGGCCCCTGCAGTGACGAGGTCCTGGAGCTCCGCCAAATGCGCTCCTGCTTACTGAACTTGCTGCCCGGCCCCATGGGGCCTTCAGTGTAG
- the SERPINF1 gene encoding pigment epithelium-derived factor: MQALVLLLWTGALLGHSSCQDTAGGQEEDSPAPEGTGAPLEEEDPFFKVPVNKLAAAVSNFGYDLYRQRSSASPEANVLLSPLSVATALSALSLGAEQRTESLIRRALYYDLISNPDIHSTYKDLLAAVTAPQKNFKSASRIVFERKLRIKSSFVVPLEKSYGTRPRVLTGNPRLDLQEINNWVQTQMKGKIARSAREMPSDLSILLLGVAYFKGQWATKFDSRKTSLQDFHLDEERTVTVPMMSDPKAVLRYGLDSDLNCKIAQLPLTGSMTIIFFLPLRATQNLTLIEESLTSEFIHDIDRELKTIQAVLSMPKLKLSYEGEVTKALQEMKLQPLLESPDFTKITGKPIKLTQVEHRASFEWNEDGAGTGPSPELQPTRLTFPLDYHLNRPFIFVLRDTDTGALLFIGKILDPRGT; encoded by the exons ATGCAGGCCCTGGTGCTACTCCTCTGGACTGGAGCCCTCCTTGGGCATAGCAGCTGCCAGGACACCGCAGGCGGTCAGGAGGAG GACTCCCCAGCCCCTGAAGGCACAGGGGCGCCgctggaggaggaggaccccTTCTTCAAGGTTCCAGTGAACAAGCTGGCAGCGGCAGTTTCCAATTTTGGCTATGACCTGTACCGCCAGAGGTCCAGCGCAAGCCCTGAGGCCAACGTGCTCCTGTCCCCGCTCAGCGTGGCCACGGCGCTCTCCGCCCTCTCACTGG GAGCGGAACAGCGAACTGAATCCCTCATTCGGCGGGCGCTCTATTATGACCTCATCAGCAACCCAGACATCCACAGCACCTACAAGGACCTCCTGGCCGCAGTCACTGCCCCGCAAAAGAACTTCAAGAGTGCCTCGCGGATTGTCTTTGAAAGGA AGCTGCGGATAAAGTCCAGCTTTGTGGTACCGCTGGAGAAGTCGTATGGGACTAGGCCCAGGGTTCTGACTGGCAACCCTCGGCTGGACCTTCAGGAAATTAACAACTGGGTACAGACCCAGATGAAAGGCAAGATCGCCAGATCCGCCAGGGAGATGCCCAGTGACCTCAGCATTCTCCTCCTCGGAGTGGCTTATTTCAAGG GGCAGTGGGCGACAAAGTTTGACTCCAGAAAGACTTCCCTGCAGGACTTCCACCTGGATGAGGAGAGGACCGTGACGGTGCCCATGATGTCAGACCCCAAGGCCGTGTTACGCTACGGCCTTGATTCGGATCTCAACTGCAAG ATCGCCCAGCTGCCCCTGACTGGAAGCATGACCATCATCTTCTTCCTGCCCCTGAGAGCAACCCAGAACTTGACCTTGATAGAAGAGAGCCTCACCTCTGAGTTCATCCATGACATAGACCGGGAACTGAAGACCATCCAGGCAGTCCTGAGCATGCccaagctgaagctgagctatGAAGGCGAGGTTACTAAGGCCCTGCAGGAGATGA AGCTGCAGCCTTTGCTGGAGTCACCTGACTTCACCAAGATCACAGGCAAACCTATCAAGCTCACGCAAGTGGAACACCGGGCAAGCTTTGAGTGGAATGAGGATGGGGCAGGAACTGGCCCCAGTCCGGAACTGCAGCCCACCCGCCTCACCTTCCCCCTGGACTACCACCTGAACCGGCCTTTCATCTTCGTACTGCGGGACACGGACACAGGGGCCCTGCTCTTCATAGGCAAGATCCTGGACCCCAGGGGCACTTAA